The Alosa sapidissima isolate fAloSap1 chromosome 6, fAloSap1.pri, whole genome shotgun sequence genome window below encodes:
- the LOC121711272 gene encoding interferon-induced GTP-binding protein Mx2-like isoform X6, translated as MLRLRKVMGLSEWKGTVSYKNETKDIKDPAKVGDYVVKAQNELAGNGVGICDELISLEIMSPEVCDLTLIDLPGIARVPVKGQPHDIGDQIKRLIHRFIANEETINLVVVPCNVDIATTEALRMAQEVDPDGKRTLAILTKPDLVDCGTEKNILDIVDNRVIPLSKGYIVVKCRGQQQIQDGIPLAEATRMERDFFSQHKYFRRLLDEGKATTQCLTIKLTQDLVGCIKNFLPTLSEQIKKELCNLRELLSQYPVGPPIDAQKRRLFLTRLLIEFNNKINRLIEGKVVTKENLFALLRKHYQKWKHELERSKTPFCEKVQNVVKEYDLKHRGKELPGFSNYDVFETVTQDAVAKLQNDALQTLREIRGIVEKQFNEVSKSCFRNYPFLECITTNKINKIQSKQEAKMEKRIQEQFEMEKLIYTQDGNFFKTIKTIDDFVPPPSPQQNVSVEENLSKTPQTPSKRGRSPCRKSAKRPRHSDQDKPVVDLPSMTDMDANPISLQATISLEASAISSEAMSMYPKMLHSYYEIMIQRQADQIPMLIQYFLLKKSAEMLCTEMLSLTDGVDVDKALSEVSDSSRRRSDLQGRVERLSEAQDKLSHFL; from the exons ATGCTGAGGTTGAGGAAGGTCATGGGATTGTCAGAGTGGAAGGGCACCGTCTCCTACAAAAATGAGACTAAAGACATCAAAGACCCCGCTAAGGTTGGGGATTATGTCGTCAAAG CCCAGAATGAGCTGGCTGGAAATGGTGTTGGGATTTGTGACGAGCTGATCAGTCTGGAGATCATGTCTCCTGAGGTGTGTGACCTCACTTTGATTGATTTACCCGGTATTGCCCGGGTGCCTGTTAAAGGACAACCTCATGACATTGGAGACCAG atTAAAAGGCTCATTCACAGGTTCATTGCAAATGAAGAAACCATCAACTTGGTGGTGGTCCCATGCAATGTTGACATAGCAACAACTGAAGCTCTAAGAATGGCTCAGGAAGTTGATCCAGATGGGAAAAGAACTTTGG CTATTTTGACTAAGCCAGACCTTGTAGATTGTGGCACAGAAAAGAACATTTTGGATATTGTTGATAATCGGGTCATTCCGCTGAGCAAAGGCTACATAGTTGTGAAATGCCGTGGTCAGCAACAAATTCAGGATGGGATTCCTCTAGCCGAGGCCaccaggatggagagagatttCTTCAGCCAACACAAGTACTTCAG gcgtcttcttgatgaAGGAAAAGCCACAACCCAGTGCCTTACCATCAAACTGACCCAAGACCTGGTGGGCTGCATCAAA aACTTTCTGCCAACACTGTCGGAGCAAATTAAAAAGGAGCTGTGCAACTTAAGGGAACTGTTGAGTCAGTATCCAGTGGGTCCTCCCATTGATGCCCAAAAAAGAAGACTCTTCCTTACTCGT CTGCTGATTGAGTTCAACAACAAGATCAACCGATTAATAGAGGGTAAAGTTGTCACTAAGGAAAACCTTTTTGCGCTTCTTCGGAAGCATTATCAGAAATGGAAACATGAACTTGAGCGCAGTAAAACTCCAT TTTGTGAAAAGGTACAGAATGTGGTGAAGGAATATGACCTGAAGCACAGGGGAAAAGAGCTGCCTGGTTTCAGTAACTATGATGTGTTTGAAACGGTCACACAGGATGCGGTGGCGAAACTACAGAATGATGCACTACAAACTTTGAGAGAAATCAGAG GAATAGTTGAGAAGCAATTCAATGAGGTCTCCAAATCCTGCTTCAGAAACTACCCTTTCCTGGAGTGTATCACAACA aacaaaataaacaaaatccaGTCGAAACAGGAGGCCAAAATGGAGAAAAGAATCCAGGAGCAGTTTGAGATGGAGAAACTGATCTATACTCAGGATGGCAACTTCTTCAAGACCATCAAGACTATAGATGATTTTGTACCGCCACCTTCACCTCAACAGAATGTTAGTGTTGAAGAAAATCTCAGCAAAACACCACAAACTCCATCCAAAAGAGGCAGATCCCCGTGCCGCAAGTCTGCTAAGCGCCCTCGACACTCTGACCAGGACAAGCCAGTGGTGGATCTACCAAGCATGACTGACATGGATGCTAACCCAATTAGCCTG CAGGCCACAATCTCTCTGGAGGCATCTGCTATTAGTTCTGAAGCCATGAGCATGTACCCTAAAATGTTACATTCATACTATGAG ATAATGATTCAGCGTCAGGCGGACCAGATCCCCATGCTGATCCAGTACTTCCTTTTGAAGAAGTCAGCGGAGATGTTGTGCACTGAGATGTTAAGTCTCACTGATGGGGTGGACGTGGACAAAGCCTTGTCCGAGGTCTCGGACAGCAGCCGCCGCCGCAGCGACTTGCAGGGCCGCGTTGAACGTCTCAGCGAGGCGCAGGACAAACTCAGCCATTTCCTCTAA